One segment of Salvelinus fontinalis isolate EN_2023a chromosome 12, ASM2944872v1, whole genome shotgun sequence DNA contains the following:
- the LOC129866795 gene encoding CCR4-NOT transcription complex subunit 1 isoform X11 yields the protein MNLDSLSLALSQISYLVDNLTKKNYRASQQEIQHIVNRHGPEADRHLLRCLFSHVDFSGDGKSSGKDFHQFLIQECVSLISKPNFISTLCYAIDNPLHYQKSLKPSAHLFTQLSKVLKLSKVQEVIFGLALLNSCNADLRGFAAQFVKQKLPDLLRSYVDADLGVNQEGGFQDIAIEVLHLLLSHLLFGQKGASGVGQEQIDAFLKTLCRDFPQARCPVVLAPLLYPEKRDILMDRILPDSGELAKTMMESSLAEFMQEVGYGFCASLDECRNIILQYGVREVTASQVARVLGMMARTHSGLSDGIPLQSISAPGSGIWSDGKDKSDGSQAHTWNVEVLIDVVKEVNPNLNFKEVTYELDHPGFMIRDSKGLQMVVYGIQRGLGMEVFPVDLIYRPWKHAEGQLSFIQHSLMSPDVFCFADYPCHTVAIDILKAPPEDDNREIATWKSLDLVESLLRLSEVGQYEQVKQLFSFPIKHCPDMLVLALLQISTSWHTLRHELISTLMPIFLGNHPNSAIILHYAWHGQGQSPSIRQLIMHSMAEWYMRGEQYDQAKLSRILDVAQDLKSLSMLLNGTPFAFVIDLAALASRREYLKLDKWLTDKIREHGVGGEPFIQACVTFLKRRCPSIMGGLAPEKDQPKSAQLPPETMATMLGCLQSCAGSVSQELSETILTMVANCSNVMNKARQPPPGVMPKGRAPSTSSLDAISPVQVSVSPLQMDPLTAMGSLNLSSSATSHTQSMQGFPTPLGSAFSNPQSPAKAFPPLSNPNPSTPFGGIGSLSSQLGNTGPLGSGIGSGLGMPAVSSDPFGTRKMSTPGLNPTTFQQTDLSQVWPEANQHFSKEIDDEANSYFQRIYNHPPHPTMSVDEVLEMLQRFKDSTIKREREVFNCMLRNLFEEYRFFPQYPDKELHITACLFGGIIEKGLVTYMALGLALRYVLEALRKPFGSKMYYFGIAALDRFKNRLKDYPQYCQHLASIGHFLQFPLTLQECVQYIEYGQQSRDPPVKMQGSITTPGSLALAQAQAQSQPPKAPQSGQPSTLVTTATATTTVAKTTTITRPSPGSFKKDVPPSINTTNIDTLLVATDQTERIVEPPENVQEKIAFIFNNLSQSNMTQKVEELKETVKEEFMPWVSQYLVMKRVSIEPNFHSLYSNFLDTLKNPEFVKMVLNETYRNIKVLLTSDKAAANFSDRSLLKNLGHWLGMITLAKNKPILYTDLEVKSLLLEAYVKGQQELLYVVPFVAKVLESSLRSVIFRPQNPWTMAIMNVLAELHTEHDLKLNLKFEIEVLCKNLSLDINDLKPGTLLKDKDKLKSLEEQLSAPKKEAKPPEEMIPIVSTAAPSTPAPTTTCSATGPPTPQFSYHDINVYALAGLAPHINININIPLLQAHPQLKQCVRQSIERAVQELVHPVVDRSIKIAMTTCEQIVRKDFALDSEESRMRVAAHHMMRNLTAGMAMITCREPLLMSIATNLKNSFAAALRAPTPQQREMMEEAAARVAQDNCELACCFIQKTAVEKAGPEMDKRLATEFELRKHARQEGRRYCDPVVLTYQAERMPEQIRLKVGGVDPKQLAVYEEFARNVPGFLPSNDLSQPTGFLAQPMKQQAWATDDVAQIYDKCMADLEQHLHAIPPALAMNPQTQALRSLLEAVALARNSRDGIAALGLLQKAVEGLLDATSGADADLLLRYRECHLLVLKALQDGRAYGPLWCNKQITRCLIECRDEYKYNVEAVELLIRNHLVNMQQYDLHLAQSMENGLHYMAVAFAMQLVKLLLVDERSVSHITEADLFHTIETLMRTSAHSRANAPEGLPQLMDVVRSNYEAMIDRAHGGPNFMMHSGISQASEYDDPPGLREKAEYLLREWVNLYHSAAAGRDSTKAFSAFVGQMHQQGILKTDDLITRFFRLCTEMCVEISYRAQAEQQHNPAASAAIIRAKCYHNLDAFVRLIALLVKHSGEATNTVTKINLLNKVLGIVVGVLIQDHDVRQTEFQQLPYHRIFIMLLLELNAPEHVLETINFQTLTAFCNTFHILRPTKAPGFVYAWLELISHRIFIARMLAHTPQQKGWPMYAQLLIDLFKYLAPFLRNVELNKPMQILYKGTLRVLLVLLHDFPEFLCDYHYGFCDVIPPNCIQLRNLILSAFPRNMRLPDPFTPNLKVDMLSEINIAPRILTNFTGVMPSQFKKDLDSYLKTRSPVTFLSELRSNLQVGGATLGPWKYLQHNDTSLEQVSNEPGNRYNIQLINALVLYVGTQAIAHIHNKGSTPSMSTITHSAHMDIFQNLAVDLDTEGRYLFLNAIANQLRYPNSHTHYFSCTMLYLFAEANTEAIQEQITRVLLERLIVNRPHPWGLLITFIELIKNPAFKFWSHDFVHCAPEIEKLFQSVAQCCMGQKQAQQVMEGTGAS from the exons ATGAATCTTGACTCGCTCTCGCTGGCTTTGTCTCAAATCAGCTACCTGGTGGACAATTTAACAAAGAAAAACTACAGAGCCAGCCAGCAGGAAATACAGCAT ATTGTGAATCGTCACGGCCCTGAGGCGGACAGGCATTTATTACGCTGTCTCTTCTCCCATGTGGATTTCAGTGGTGATGGTAAAAGCAGTGGCAAAGATTTTCATCAG TTTCTGATCCAGGAGTGTGTTTCACTGATTTCAAAGCCTAATTTTATTTCAACACTTTGCTACGCCATCGACAATCCTTTGCACTACCAGAAG AGTTTGAAGCCGTCGGCCCACTTGTTTACTCAGTTGAGTAAAGTTCTCAAGCTAAGCAAGGTTCAAGAA GTGATATTTGGCCTTGCTTTGCTCAATTCGTGCAACGCAGACCTTCGTGGTTTTG CCGCGCAGTTCGTCAAACAAAAGCTCCCTGATCTCCTCCGCTCGTACGTGGACGCGGACCTTGGCGTTAACCAGGAAGGTGGCTTCCAAGATATTGCCATAGAGGTCCTGCACCTGCTCCTCTCCCATCTTCTGTTTGGCCAGAAGGGAGCCAGTGGCGTCGGACAAGAGCAGATTGACGCTTTCCTCAAGACACTGTGCAGAG atttCCCGCAGGCGCGCTGCCCTGTGGTGCTTGCACCGCTGCTGTACCCTGAAAAACGGGACATTCTGATGGACAGGATTCTGCCAGACTCGGGAGAGTTAGCCAAGACCATGATGGAGAGTTCTCTTGCAGAGTTCATGCAGGAAGTTGGCTATGGCTTTTGTGCTAG TCTTGATGAATGCCGCAACATAATTCTGCAGTATGGGGTGCGAGAGGTTACTGCCAGCCAGGTGGCCAGGGTCCTGGGGATGATGGCTCGTACCCACTCTGGCTTGTCTGATGGAATCCCCCTACAG TCCATCTCTGCTCCGGGCAGTGGCATTTGGAGTGATGGAAAGGACAAAAGTGATGGTTCTCAGGCCCACACTTGGAATGTAGAAGTTCTGATTGACGTAGTCAAAGAAGTT AACCCCAATCTGAACTTCAAAGAGGTGACCTACGAGCTCGATCACCCTGGCTTTATGATCCGGGACAGTAAGGGACTTCAGATGGTGGTGTATGGGATCCAGAGGGGCCTGGGCATGGAGGTGTTCCCTGTCGACCTCATCTACCGGCCCTGGAAGCATGCTGAGGGACAG CTGTCATTCATTCAGCACTCCCTCATGAGCCCAGATGTGTTCTGCTTCGCTGACTACCCCTGCCACACCGTAGCCATCGACATACTGAAGGCGCCACCCGAGGACGATAACAGGGAGATAGCCACCTG GAAGAGCCTGGACCTGGTGGAGAGCCTCCTGCGCCTCTCTGAGGTGGGCCAGTACGAGCAGGTGAAGCAGCTCTTCAGTTTCCCCATCAAGCACTGTCCTGACATGCTGGTGCTGGCGCTGCTGCAGATCAGCACCTCCTGGCACACCCTGCGCCACGAGCTCATCTCCACCCTCATGCCCATCTTCCTGGGCAACCATCCCAACTCTGCCATCATCTTGCACTACGCGTGGCACGGACAGGGCCAGTCCCCCTCTATCCGTCAGCTGATCATGCACTCGATGGCAGAGTGGTAcatgagaggagagcagtacGACCAGGCCAAGCTGTCCCGCATCCTGGATGTGGCCCAGGACTTGAAG tctctttcaATGCTGCTAAATGGTACTCCATTTGCCTTTGTTATTGACCTTGCTGCACTTGCCTCTCGCCGTGAATACCTCAAACTTGACAAATGGCTGACTGACAAAATCCGAGAGCACGGGGTGGGTGGC GAGCCCTTCATCCAGGCATGTGTAACGTTCCTGAAGAGACGCTGTCCCTCTATTATGGGTGGTCTGGCCCCAGAGAAGGACCAGCCCAAAAGCGCCCAGCTCCCCCCGGAAACGATGGCTACCATGCTGGGCTGTCTGCAGTCCTGTGCAGG GAGTGTGTCTCAAGAGCTCTCTGAGACTATCTTGACCATGGTTGCCAACTGTAGCAACGTCATGAACAAAGCCCGCCAGCCACCACCGGGGGTCATGCCAAAGGGACGTGCTCCCAGCACCAGCAGCCTAGACGCCATTTCCCCTGTGCAGGTATCGGTGTCTCCTCTCCAG ATGGATCCCCTGACAGCCATGGGTTCGCTGAACCTGAGCAGCTCTGCCACCTCTCACACACAGAGCATGCAGGGCTTCCCTACCCCGCTGGGCTCTGCCTTCAGCAACCCCCAGTCCCCAGCTAAGGCCTTCCCTCCACTgtccaaccccaaccccagcacACCATTTGGGGGGATTGGAAGCCTCTCTTCACAGCTAGGTAACACAG GTCCGCTGGGATCAGGCATTGGTTCTGGTCTTGGAATGCCAGCGGTGAGCAGCGATCCGTTTGGGACGAGGAAGATGAGCACACCGGGCCTGAATCCGACCACCTTTCAGCAGA CTGACCTATCTCAGGTGTGGCCCGAGGCTAACCAGCACTTTAGTAAGGAGATTGACGATGAGGCTAACAGTTACTTCCAGCGCATCTACAAtcaccccccacaccccaccaTGTCTGTGGATGAG GTGCTGGAGATGTTGCAGAGGTTCAAGGACTCCACCATCAAGCGAGAGCGGGAGGTCTTTAACTGTATGCTGAGGAACTTGTTTGAGGAGTACCGCTTCTTCCCCCAGTACCCTGACAAGGAGCTGCACATCACCGCCTGCCTGTTCGGGGGGATCATCGAGAAGGGTCTTGTCACCTACATGGCCCTTGGGCTGGCCCTCAGATATGTCCTTGAAGCCTTAAGGAAGCCATTTGGATCCAAAATGTATTACTTTGGAATCGCTGCTCTAGATAGATTCAAAAATAG GCTGAAGGACTATCCCCAATATTGTCAGCATTTGGCCTCGATCGGCCACTTTCTGCAATTCCCCCTTACTTTACAAGAG TGTGTGCAGTATATCGAGTATGGCCAACAGTCACGGGATCCTCCAGTGAAGATGCAAGGATCCATCACCACCCCTGGGAGCCTGGCGTTGGCTCAAGCTCAGGCCCAGTCTCAGCCTCCCAAAGCCCCCCAGTCTGGACAGCCCAGCACCCTGGTCACCACAGCTACTGCCACCACCACTGTCGCCAAAACCACTACCATCACACGACCTTCCCCTGGCAGCTTCAAGAAGGATGTGCCG CCCTCCATCAACACCACAAACATTGACACTCTGCTAGTAGCAACAGACCAAACCGAGAGGATTGTGGAACCCCCAGAAAATGTTCAAGAGAAAATTGCTTTCATCTTCAATAACCTTTCACAATCCAACATGACACAGAAG GTTGAGGAGTTAAAGGAAACTGTGAAAGAGGAGTTTATGCCCTGGGTCTCCCAGTATCTGGTCATGAAGAGGGTCAGCATCGAGCCCAACTTCCACAGCCTATACTCCAACTTTCTAGACACTCTGAAGAACCCTGAGTTTGTCAAAATGGTCCTGAATGAAACTTACAGAAACATCAAG GTTCTCCTTACCTCTGATAAGGCAGCTGCAAACTTCTCTGATCGATCCCTACTGAAGAATTTGGGCCACTGGCTTGGCATGATCACTCTGGCAAAAAACAAGCCCATCCTGTACACG gaTTTGGAGGTAAAATCCCTCTTGTTGGAAGCCTATGTCAAGGGGCAGCAGGAGCTACTGTATGTGGTCCCGTTTGTGGCCAAAGTCCTGGAATCCAGTTTGCGTAGTGTG ATCTTCCGACCTCAGAATCCCTGGACCATGGCCATCATGAATGTTCTGGCAGAGTTGCATACGGAACATGATCTGAAG CTGAACTTAAAGTTTGAGATTGAGGTGCTGTGTAAGAACTTATCACTGGACATCAATGACCTGAAGCCTGGCACCCTGCTGAAAGACAAAGACAAGTTGAAGAGTCTGGAGGAGCAGCTCTCTGCACCAAAGAAAGAGGCCAAGCCCCCTGAAGAAATGATCCCTATTGTTAGCACAG CTGCACCATCCACTCCCGCCCCAACCACCACTTGCTCAGCTACTGGGCCCCCTACCCCGCAGTTTAGCTATCATGACATTAATGTGTACGCCCTTGCAGGGCTAGCCCCTCACATCAATATCAACATCAAC ATCCCCTTGCTTCAAGCCCACCCTCAGCTCAAGCAGTGTGTGAGACAGTCCATTGAGCGGGCCGTGCAAGAGCTCGTCCACCCCGTAGTGGACCGCTCCATCAAGATCGCCATGACAACCTGCGAGCAGATCGTCAGGAAGGACTTTGCTCTGGACTCGGAGGAGTCGCGCATGCGTGTGGCAGCTCATCATATGATGCGCAACCTGACTGCCGGCATGGCCATGATCACCTGCCGGGAGCCCCTGCTCATGAGCATCGCCACCAACCTGAAGAACAGCTTTGCCGCTGCCCTCAGG GCCCCCACCCCCCAGCAGAGAGAGATGATGGAGGAGGCTGCTGCCAGGGTCGCCCAGGACAACTGTGAGCTGGCCTGCTGCTTCATCCAGaagactgcagtggagaaggctGGTCCAGAGATGGACAAGAGGCTGGCGACG GAGTTTGAGCTGAGGAAGCATGCCCGTCAGGAGGGCCGTCGCTACTGTGACCCTGTTGTGCTGACCTACCAGGCCGAGCGCATGCCAGAGCAGATCAGACTCAAG GTTGGAGGCGTAGACCCCAAACAGCTGGCAGTGTATGAGGAGTTTGCCCGTAATGTTCCAGGCTTCCTACCCAGCAACGACCTGTCTCAGCCCACAGGATTCCTTGCCCAACCCATGAAG caacaggcaTGGGCCACGGATGACGTGGCTCAGATCTATGACAAGTGCATGGCAGACCTGGAGCAGCACCTCCATGCCATCCCTCCCGCGCTGGCCATGAACCCTCAGACCCAGGCTTTGCGCAGCCTGCTGGAAGCCGTGGCCCTAGCCAGGAACTCCCGGGACGGCATCGCCGCTCTGGGCCTGCTGCAGAAG GCTGTGGAGGGTCTGCTGGATGCTACCAGTGGTGCCGATGCTGACTTGCTTCTGCGGTATAGAGAGTGCCACCTGCTGGTGCTCAAAGCCCTCCAGGACGGCCGGGCATACGGGCCACTGTGGTGCAACAAGCAGATTACCAG GTGCCTGATTGAGTGCCGTGATGAGTACAAGTACAACGTGGAGGCTGTGGAGCTGCTGATCAGAAACCACCTGGTCAACATGCAGCAGTATGACCTGCACCTGGCACAG TCTATGGAGAATGGGCTGCACTACATGGCAGTGGCGTTTGCCATGCAGCTGGTGAAGCTGCTGTTGGTGGATGAGCGCAGTGTGAGCCACATTACCGAGGCAGACTTGTTCCACACTATCGAGACTCTGATGCGAACCAGCGCCCACTCCAGGGCCAACGCACCTGAGGG GCTTCCTCAGCTGATGGACGTGGTCCGTTCCAACTACGAGGCCATGATCGACCGGGCCCACGGAGGACCCAACTTTATGATGCACTCTGGCATCTCCCAGGCATCCGAGTACGACGACCCGCCGGGCCTGAGGGAGAAGGCTGAGTACCTGCTGAGGGAATGGGTCAACCTGTACCATTCTGCAGCCGCCGGCCGGGACAGCACCAAGGCCTTCTCTGCCtttgtgggacag ATGCACCAGCAGGGCATTCTGAAGACCGATGACCTGATCACTCGTTTCTTCCGGCTGTGCACGGAGATGTGTGTGGAGATCAGCTACCGTGCGCAggccgagcagcagcacaacccCGCGGCCAGCGCCGCCATCATCAGGGCCAAGTGTTACCACAACCTGGACGCCTTTGTGCGCCTCATCGCCCTGCTGGTCAAGCACTCCGGAGAGGCCACCAACACTGTCACCAAGATCAACCTACTCAACAAG GTTCTAGGTATTGTGGTTGGAGTGTTGATCCAGGACCATGATGTGAGACAGACTGAGTTCCAGCAGTTGCCTTACCACCGCATCTTCATCATGCTGTTGCTCGAGCTCAATGCCCCCGAGCACGTGCTCGAGACCATCAACTTCCAGACCCTCACCGCCTTCTG CAACACTTTCCACATCCTGAGGCCTACCAAAGCCCCTGGCTTTGTTTACGCTTGGCTGGAGTTGATCTCTCACCGTATCTTCATCGCCAGGATGCTGGCGCACACCCCACAGCAGAAG GGTTGGCCCATGTATGCGCAACTTCTCATTGATCTGTTCAAGTACCTGGCGCCCTTCCTGAGGAATGTTGAGCTTAACAAACCTATGCAAATCCTCTACAAG GGTACCCTGCGTGTCCTTCTGGTCCTACTGCATGACTTCCCAGAGTTCCTGTGCGACTACCACTACGGCTTCTGCGACGTCATCCCGCCCAACTGCATCCAGCTCCGCAACCTGATTCTGAGTGCCTTCCCACGCAACATGAGGCTTCCAGACCCCTTCACTCCCAATCTGAAG GTTGACATGCTCAGCGAGATCAACATCGCTCCGCGCATCCTCACAAACTTCACCGGAGTGATGCCCTCTCAGTTCAAGAAGGATCTGGACTCGTACCTGAAGACACGCTCCCCCGTCACCTTCCTCTCTGAGCTCCGCAGCAATCTGCAGGTAGGGGGCGCCACTCTGGGTCCCTGGAAGTATTTGCAGCACAACGACACATCTTTAGAACAG GTGTCAAATGAGCCAGGCAACCGTTACAACATCCAGCTGATCAACGCTCTGGTGCTGTATGTGGGAACCCAGGCCATCGCACACATCCACAACAAGGGCAGCACCCCCTCCATGAGCACCATCACTCACTCAGCCCACATGGACATCTTCCAGAACCTGGCTGTGGACCTGGACACTGAGG GGCGTTATCTCTTCCTGAATGCCATTGCCAATCAGCTGCGCTACCCAAACAGCCACACCCATTACTTCAGCTGCACCATGCTGTACCTGTTTGCTGAGGCCAACACTGAGGCAATCCAGGAGCAGATTACCAG GGTTCTTCTGGAGAGGCTGATTGTGAACAGGCCTCATCCCTGGGGACTGCTCATCACCTTCATCGAGCTCATCAAGAATCCCGCCTTCAAGTTCTGGAGCCACGACTTTGTACACTGTGCCCCGGAGATCGAGAA gttgtTCCAGTCAGTGGCTCAGTGCTGCATGGGGCAAAAGCAGGCTCAGCAGGTGATGGAGGGCACTGGTGCCAGTTAG